The following proteins are co-located in the Halictus rubicundus isolate RS-2024b chromosome 1, iyHalRubi1_principal, whole genome shotgun sequence genome:
- the LOC143353269 gene encoding putative cytochrome P450 6a14 → MASYLELFYGVALLLIAFYYYRVYKFRFWRKRGVAGPKPHPIFGNLLDLTLARVTRADVVENIRKKYKHEPVVGLFEGLSPILVLHDPDIIKNVLIRDFSSFEERSDRVHERTEPMSLNLFQLDATRWRQLRPKISPVFTSGKLRNMFGLAVECSKNLEANLNKLVATEEPIEVKQMFSRFTMDVIGSCAFGIDMSGDGEKESEFRRMGNRIFDSSIETTLRLKTRQFWPELYDLLGYVVPEKTLATFFTKTVMDMIKYRKEHSIYRPDFLNALIEFRNHPEWFKGIELTDTLLTAQAFTFFAAGSDTSSTAMSWALCELAQNHDVQDKLHEEMKAYHAKYGDTFTVESLKELKYLDKVFKETLRKFPAGVTIERKTTSEYTFDTLKFTIPKLINIWIPVFAIHRDPEIYPDPEKFDPERFNKEEVLARHPMHYIPFGDGPRNCVGSRFAELQVKLGLVKVLRNHKVDVCKQTPIPYEYDAGAFTLQSKNPIYLKITKI, encoded by the exons ATGGCGAGTTACTTGGAACTTTTCTACGGTGTTGCTTTACTACTTATCGCTTTCTATTATTACCGTGTGTACAAATTTCGTTTCTGGAGAAAACGTGGCGTAGCTGGACCAAAACCTCACCCGATTTTCGGCAATCTCTTGGATCTAACCCTTGCAAGAGTAACTAGAGCAGACGTAGTAGAGAACATTCGTAAGAAATACAAACATGAACCTGTGGTTGGATTATTCGAAGGACTGTCACCTATTCTTGTTCTACATGATCCAGATATTATAAAGAACGTCCTAATCAGGGACTTCTCCTCCTTTGAAGAACGTTCAGATAGGGTTCACGAACGG ACTGAACCCATGTCCctgaatttatttcaattagACGCAACTAGATGGCGACAGCTAAGACCGAAAATAAGTCCGGTTTTTACATCAGGAAAACTGAGAAACATGTTCGGACTTGCAGTGGAATGTTCAAAAAACTTAGAagcaaatttaaataaattagttgCAACAGAAGAACCAATCGAAGTTAAACAAATGTTCTCACGCTTTACAATGGACGTGATTGGTAGTTGCGCCTTCGGAATTGATATGAGCGGTGATGGCGAAAAGGAATCGGAGTTTCGTCGAATGGGCAACCGTATTTTCGATTCATCCATTGAAACCACTTTACGATTAAAAACAAGACAGTTCTGGCCGGAATTGTACGATTTACTTGGATATGTAGTGCCTGAAAAGACGTTAGCTACTTTCTTCACGAAAACTGTCATGGACATGATTAAGTATAGGAAGGAGCACAGCATCTATAGACCTGATTTCCTTAACGCGCTCATAGAATTTAGAAACCATCCAGAATGGTTCAAAGGCATAG aGTTAACGGACACACTGCTTACTGCTCAAGCTTTCACTTTCTTCGCGGCCGGATCTGATACATCTTCGACTGCTATGAGCTGGGCTCTTTGTGAGCTAGCTCAGAATCACGATGTGCAAGATAAACTGCATGAAGAAATGAAGGCATATCATGCTAAGTACGGCGATACCTTCACGGTTGAGTCTCTGAAAGAGTTGAAATACTTGGATAAAGTATTCAAAG aaaCATTAAGGAAATTCCCTGCTGGGGTAACAATTGAGCGAAAAACAACGTCTGAATACACTTTTGATACTTTGAAATTTACAATACCAAAACTGATCAATATATGGATTCCAGTTTTTGCAATACATCGAGATCCTGAAATTTACCCAGATCCTGAAAAATTCGATCCTGAAAGGTTTAACAAAGAAGAAGTACTAGCTCGACATCCTATGCACTACATACCTTTTGGCGACGGACCAAGAAATTGCGTTG GTTCCCGTTTCGCCGAATTGCAAGTCAAACTCGGACTGGTTAAAGTACTTCGAAATCACAAAGTGGACGTCTGTAAGCAAACTCCGATTCCGTATGAATATGATGCAGGCGCATTCACTTTGCAATCTAAGAACCCAATATACTTAAagataacaaaaatttaa